A segment of the Limibacillus sp. genome:
GGCTGATGAAGCGACCGCTTTACGGACGCTTGCTTCCTTGAAGCAAGGCACCTCGGCCGAGATGTCCGCTTCTGGCTAATAGCCGACGGTCAACGATCTTTCTTCGCTTGAGATGTTGGCTTGGATTTGGCTGCTTCGAGAGTAGATTTTGCTTGTTGGTGGGCAAAAACTCCAACTCTCTCCTCCTCTGTGGCCCGCTGCATCCGGCCTTTCAGAAGCACCACACCCTTGGTTGAATCACTTTTCAACATGATCACCTCCATTGATGTTGTTGACCGAATATATCTTTGAAGCCCGTCAGCTGAATTGACATTGCTCAATACGTTTCAAGAAAGAGAGTCCGCGCTACCGCTGTTGGCTAGAAGCAGAAATTTTACCTTTGGCCATCAAATGGGATCGGTTGAGTTATTCGGCAGCCATGTCCCGGCGCACTTCGCTAACTTGCCGTGCAATTTGGCCAATATGGCGGCCATCGGTGCCACAGCAGCCGCCCCAGACATGGATATGAGGAAATCGCTTTGCTAGTTGGGCCATTTGCCCCCCAAGTTCTTCGGGATCACCATCTTCTAAATGGCCGAGCTTACATAGGGATAAGGTGTCCATTGCTACGGCGTTGGGCATGAAGCCGCCCAGCCGTTGGGTCCAATCACCGGGCGTCAGCGCCGCTTCGAACTCGGTAGGGTGGGTGCAGTTGATCATGTAGTAAGCGGGTGCGCTGGAAGTTTCGAAGTCAACTTTCCTGATTGCTTCTTCGAGCGTCTCTCCACCCGACAAGCGCCCTCCCTGTTTGACGAAGAACGATATTATGATCGGCATGTCCGCCGCTTTAGCCGCCCTCGCTATCCCGACAGCTTCCTCCACGCTCGAAAATGTCGCTGCCGTGACTTGATCAGCTCCCGCCTTCTTGAAAGTTAGAATCTGCTCTGAATGATAATCCTCTGATTCCTCGGCTGTTGGTTTAGCGCCAACATTATACGCATCGCCGCGCGGCCCGATAACGCCGCCCACAAGCATGGGGGTTTCCGGACTTTCGTACTCGCGAGCGAAATCCTTGTAGAACTCAATCCCGCGGATATTGATCTCCTCAAGGGCATCACGGGAGAACCCAATCAGCTCGCCCCAGTCACGGCTAGCACGGTAATGGAGACCCTCATTGATCACGCCAAATCCGTTCGCCACGGCACTCTCTACGAGCTTTCGGTGATAGTCTGTCAAGCAAGCAAGACCGCGTTTGTCATTCAGGAGCTCGAAGGCGCAGAAATGGCGAAGCTCGAATCCATCGACATATTGCAGCCAAGTCTCAAATCCGCCGCCGCATGTCATATCCCGACCGTTCATCTGCGGTAACTTGCTGTAATCAGGCATTTGACCTCCACTCGAATGCGTGAACGGCATGGTATGAACAACTCGGTTGGTTGTCACTTCAGCTAGTCTATTTCTGATGACTTATTGAAAGTCCCCACCTGGCTAAAAGCGGATCAGAACGCAAGGGATCAAGGCTTCCGAACGAAGTAGGTGAGGAAGTTGCACGACCCGAAAAAGGCGTTGGCCATTAGCGCCGCCCTGCAGCTCTTCTGCCACCCTTCCACTTGCTCCTGGGTGACCGCCCCGGAAGCCATAGCAATGGGGCCATAGCTATCTATCGTCGTCGGAAAATATTCGCCTTGTCCTGCTTCAACCACTACGGAACCGAAGCTTTTTTCCAGCTTTAGCTCTGCTCTCGAAAGGAGGCGCGGCAGTTCGCGCATCACGAACCGGTTGGCAACAATGGCGTCCAGATACTTTCCGGGCAGTACGCGGTCATACTCTGGGGCGCCCGTATCGAATGTCATCGAGGCGTAGTCGCCGTCGTGCACCACGATCAATCCACCCGGGCGGGTCAACCGGGCAGCTTCAGCGAGAAGGGCTTTGGGGTCCTCAACATGGCTCTACCCCGTGTGGGCCAATACCAGATCGAACGCGCCCTCGTGCCTATCGCTGCCTTGCGCATCTGCTTGAAAGAATTCGATGTCGTCCAGCCCCTCAGCTGAGGCGAGCTCCTGGGCTTTCTTGATCAAAGCGCTGGAGAGGTCGGAGCCTTTGATCTCGCCCTTGAAATCAGGCCTTCGAGCAATTGCGCGTGTTACGACACCTGTTCCGCAGCCCAGTTCCAAAACAGTGTCGAACTCTTTGAAATCAATCTCTTTGAAGTATGCCTCTCGGACTGTCAGAAACGAGGGCATTTGGGCTCTCGCCTCCAGACGGTCCGCAATCGCTTTTTGCTTTTCGATCTCGACCTTATCGATAACCTGAAAAACGTCGCTCATCCGGCAACCTACTCAGAGTTTCACTTTGGACAGCGGGAATCTTAGCGCCCGACAGTGAAATGAACCAGCTACATGAAAGCGCATTGGGTAGTGTCCGCTTCTGGCTAATAGCGGACATCAGCGACAGCAAGACCTGCGTCTAGGGCGGGCTATTGATAGCTCCCTCTACTTAGGCCATTAACTTCCCGGCGTGTACCAGATGGGCGAGGTGTAGGCTCGGTCCTGGACGGTCATAGCAGTTCCCTCTGGCATCTCGAGATCGAAGAACTTCGCATCGTAGGCGGTCCAACGCGGCGTCGGGATCTCCAGAACACGGACGTAATAGAAAGCCCGCTGCGAAGGATCAAAGTCCGGGTCTATCCAATAGCCGCCGAGCACTGCTCGGCCGATGTCGTTGGTGTAGGACGCATTCTCAAGATCGACGGTGCTGCCCACCGAGCCCTCGCAGGAACCATCGGTTACCGCGCGGTCCGCGCAGACGAGATCGTAGACCTTCTCCTGCGTTTGACCATTACTGTCGAGCCAACCCTTGATGATCTGGATGCGGTCGAGGTTAGCGCCGTCAGGATCGCGAAGGGCTCGCACCATGAACTTCGGCGCCTCACCCTCCGGCCCGGCCCTCAGGTCCCCGCCCATGGGCACGCCGCGCGCATAGCCAGC
Coding sequences within it:
- a CDS encoding homocysteine S-methyltransferase family protein, whose amino-acid sequence is MPDYSKLPQMNGRDMTCGGGFETWLQYVDGFELRHFCAFELLNDKRGLACLTDYHRKLVESAVANGFGVINEGLHYRASRDWGELIGFSRDALEEINIRGIEFYKDFAREYESPETPMLVGGVIGPRGDAYNVGAKPTAEESEDYHSEQILTFKKAGADQVTAATFSSVEEAVGIARAAKAADMPIIISFFVKQGGRLSGGETLEEAIRKVDFETSSAPAYYMINCTHPTEFEAALTPGDWTQRLGGFMPNAVAMDTLSLCKLGHLEDGDPEELGGQMAQLAKRFPHIHVWGGCCGTDGRHIGQIARQVSEVRRDMAAE
- a CDS encoding class I SAM-dependent methyltransferase yields the protein MSDVFQVIDKVEIEKQKAIADRLEARAQMPSFLTVREAYFKEIDFKEFDTVLELGCGTGVVTRAIARRPDFKGEIKGSDLSSALIKKAQELASAEGLDDIEFFQADAQGSDRHEGAFDLVLAHTG